In Priestia filamentosa, the DNA window TTAGAAGCTCAAAAGTCCATTCCATATGAGTAACTGTTTGTTCACACCAACCACAAACTCTCTGAAAAAGTCACATTCCATATGTACTATTCTTTCTCATTGCCTGATATTAAATCTCTGCTTCTATTATACATAAATGATTCGAATTCTCCAAACTCCAAAATGATAAAATTTTTGTGTAATATTATCTCCCATACTATATGCGAAAAGCTTTTTAGATAAAGTCATTTCGGATTCCTAAACATTGTGAATTAGCTATATGTTGGTTGTTTCACAAGAGCGGTATAGAGTTTAGCTGGTAATTTCTATCTGACAACTTCTTTTTTTTTATGAAAATTATAGAAAATTAGTATTGCAATAAATTTTTAAACTATTTATAATAAACGTAATCCACAGAAATTTTACAAGTTCATTACAACATTTTAATTTTCAGAAAAGAACAAATAAATGGTCAATTCATCCTTATGAACGCGATGTTATAAAACATTACATAATAAAATGAATAATGAGCCATTCATCTTTTATCTACTAAAAGAACTACTAATTAATACTGTCCCTATTCTGAAAATTTAGATTAGTAGGAACTTATGCGTGTGGTTGCTGACAAATAGAAAAAGGGGGAAACGATCGTGCAAAAGAAACGATGGGCAATGCTTACAAGTTTACTACTTGTTTTTACACTTGTCTTGAGCGCATGTGGATTCGGTAGTAAAGAATCTTCAAGCGGTGGAGACGGAGGTGATGGTGGTTCTAAGGACACGTTGAAGATTAATATCGGAACTGAGCCATTTTCACTACATCCTGGTTTAGCAAATGATAATGTATCAAGTAACGTTTTATTACAAACATTTGAAGGGCTAACGCGCATTGGAAAAGATGGAAAACCTGAAAACGCAATGGCTGAAAAAATTGAAACGAGTGAAGACAAGAAAACATATACTTTCACAATTCGCGATGATGCGAAATGGTCAAACGGAGATCCTGTAACAGCAGGAGATTTCGAATATGCTTGGAAATGGGCATTAGACCCGAACAACCAATCACAATATGCTTATCAGCTTTATTATATTAAAGGAGCAGAAGAAGCAAATACAAAAGGTGGAAGCCTTGATGACGTTGGCGTAAAAGCAGTTAACGACAAAACATTACAAGTTGAGCTTGTAAACCCAACACCGTTCTTTGAATCGTTAACAGCGTTCTACACGTATTACCCAGTGAACAAAAAAGTAGCTGAAGCAAATCCTGAATGGTACACAAATGCTGGTGAGAACTATGTATCAAACGGACCATTCAAAATGACGAAATGGAAGCATGGCGGTTCTATTACAGTAGAGAAGAACGATCAATATTGGGACAAGGATTCTGTAAAGTTGAAAAAGATTACAATGGCAATGGTTAAAGACGCTCAAACAAACTTAAATATGTTCAAAAAAGGTGAAATTGATTGGGCTGGTCTTCCGTTTGAATCTCTTCCAACAGAAGCGATTCCTAGTTTAGAGAAAGATGGTTCATTGAACGTTGAACCAATTGCCTCTGTATATGTGTATAAGTTTAATACAGAACAAAAACCATTCGACAATGTTAATATCCGTAAAGCACTAACTTACGCAATTAACCGTCAAGCAATTGTAGAAGAAATAACACAGGCAGGACAACTTCCAGCAATGGCGCTTGTACCGCCAACAATGGAAGGTTTTAAAGATAATGAAAAAGGCTATTTCAAAGATCATGATGTGAAAAAAGCAAAAGAATATCTTGAAAAAGGTTTAAAAGAAATGGGTCTTAAAGACGCATCAGAACTTCCGAAAATTAACCTTTCTTACAACACAGATGACGCACATGCTAAAATTGCGCAAGCAGTCCAAGAAATGTGGAAAAAAGAGCTTGGTGTTAACGTTGAGCTAGATAACTCAGAGTGGAACGTATACATTGATAAACTTCATAGCGGAAACTATCAAATTGGTCGTTTAGGCTGGCTTGCGGACTTCAACGATTCCATTAACTTCCTTGAGCTTTATCGCGATAAAGAAGGCGGAAACAATGATACGAATTGGGAAAATCCAGAATACAAAAAGCTTCTAATTGACTCTGCGCAAGAAACAGATCCGAAAAAGCGTGAACAAATGCTAAAAGACGCTGAAAAAATTATTATGGATGAGTTACCAATTGCACCAATCTATTTCTATACAAACCCATGGCTGCAAGATGAAAACTTAAAAGGAGCTGTCTTATCAGGACTTGGTGATGTACAGTTCAAATGGGCTTACTTTGAATAAAAAGTAATTTCATATGAAGACGGAAAGTATATGAGAGTCGTGTTCTCATATACTTTTCTGTCTGAAAAACGCAAAATTTGTCAAACCGTGGAGGTGTAGTGCTTTGTTAAGATACATTGGAAAAAGACTAGTTTATATTCTTATTACACTATGGATTATTGTGACAGCTACGTTTTTCCTTATGCAAGCAGCACCAGGGGGACCGTTTTCCGGAGAGAAAAAGCTTCCACCTGAGATTGAAGCAAACTTAAATGCACATTATGGTCTAGATCAGCCGCTTTATAAGCAATATTTTGATTACTTAGTTTCAGTAGCACAGTGGGATTTTGGTCCATCATTTAAATATAAAGGTCAGACAGTAAATGACCTCATTAATTCAGGATTTCCAATTTCTTTTACATTAGGAATGGAAGCGATTCTACTTGCTTTAGCGCTAGGAGTGCTATTAGGAGTTATTGGAGCATTAAATCATAATAAATGGCCGGATTATACGGTAGCTGTTATTGCTGTACTTGGAATATCTATCCCAAGCTTTATTATGGCAGCTGCTCTTCAGTATATCTTTGCCATGAAGCTAGGTTTATTCCCTGTTGCACAGTGGGAGTCATGGGCACATACATTTTTACCAACACTAGCCCTTGCTGCAACCCCGATGGCATTTATTGCTCGACTTACTCGTTCTAGCATGATTGAAGTACTAGGAAGCGATTATATCCGCACAGCAAAAGCAAAAGGATTAAGTAGAGCAAGAGTAACCATTACGCACGGCATTCGTAATGCAATGCTTCCGGTTATTACGTATATGGGACCTATGACTGCTGGAGTATTAACAGGAAGTTTTGTTATTGAAGATATCTTTGGAATACCGGGTCTTGGGGCTCACTTCGTTAACAGTATTACAAACCGTGATTATACAGTAATCATGGGCGTTACCGTCTTCTTCGGTGTCATCTTACTATTATGTGTATTACTTGTTGATATTCTATACGGATTTATTGATCCGCGTATTAAAATCTCCAAAGCGAAGAAAGGAGCTTAACTCATGCAACAAATTCCAAAAGAGATGTTTGAACCTGTATCTACTAATCATAATGAGGCTGAGAAAATTTCGAAGCCGAGTCTATCATTTTGGAAAGACGCTTTTCTTCGCTATCGAGAGAACAAGCTTGCGATGTTTGGCACAGTGCTGATTATTCTTCTCTTAGTAATGGCTATCTTTGCTCCAATATTTTCAAAATATGACTATGAAACAACAAATTTATTAAATACAAATCAACCTCCTTCAAGTGAGCACTGGTTTGGAACGGATGACCTTGGACGAGATATTTTCGTCAGAACATGGGAAGGTGCACGTATTTCTCTTTTCATCGGCCTTGCTGCTGCTTTTATTGACTTAATTATTGGGGTGATTTGGGGAAGTATTGCAGGTTTTCGCGGTGGGAAAACCGATGAAGCAATGATGCGGATTGCAGATATTTTATGGGCAATTCCTTATCTTTTAATGGTTGTTCTTTTAATGGTTATTTTGGATAAAGGACTGCTTCCAATGATTATTGCAATGTCGATTACAGGATGGATTAATATGGCTCGTATTGTACGCGGGCAAGTGCTCCAATTAAAAAACCAAGAGTTTGTGCTTGCTTCTCAAACATTAGGGGCAAAAACAAGTCGCCTATTGTTTAAACACCTTATTCCAAACTCAATGGGTCCTATTCTTGTAACAATGACGTTAACGATTCCAAGCGCTATTTTCACAGAAGCATTTCTAAGCTATCTTGGCCTTGGGGTTCCAGCTCCATTAGCAAGTTGGGGAACAATGGCAACAGAAGGAGTACCAGCCCTTGAATACTATCCATGGCGTTTGCTTTTCCCAGCCACGTTTATTTGCTTAACGATTTTTGCATTTAACGTAATTGGAGACGGACTGCGTGATGCGTTAGATCCAAAACAAAGAAAATAAGGGAGGGTGAAAGATGTCACATTTACTAGAAGTGAAAAACTTATCAGTATCATTTAAAACATACGGTGGGGAAGTCCAAGCGATTCGAGGCGTGAATTTTCATTTGGATAAAGGTGAAACACTTGCGATTGTAGGGGAATCTGGATCAGGGAAAAGTGTAACATCACAAACAATTATGAAACTCATCCCAATGCCTCCTGGTTTTATTAAAAATGGGGAGATATTGCTTGATGGAGATGATATCGTTCCAAAAACAGAAAAACAAATGCAGGCTATCCGTGGAAAAGATATTGGGATGATTTTTCAGGACCCAATGACAGCTCTTAACCCAACAATGAAAGTTGGAAAACAAATTACAGAAGTTCTTTTCAAACATGAAAAAATCTCAAAAGAGGATGCAAAAAAGCGTGCAATTGAGCTATTAGAGCTTGTTGGGATACCAATGCCTGAAAAACGAGTCAATCAATATCCTCATGAATTCAGCGGTGGAATGAGACAGCGCGTTGTTATCGCCATTGCGCTTGCTGCAAAACCGAAGTTGTTGATTGCAGATGAGCCAACAACAGCACTTGATGTAACAATTCAAGCTCAGATTTTAGAGCTTATGAAAGATTTACAAAAGAAAATTGACACAGCTATTATTTTCATCACGCATGATCTTGGAGTTGTTGCTAACGTAGCAGACAGAGTAGCGGTTATGTATGCAGGGCAAATTGTTGAAACAGGAACAGTCGATGAGATTTTCTATAATCCAAAGCATCCATACACATGGGGGCTGCTTGCTTCAATGCCAAGTCTTGATAACGATGCGCAAACAGAGCTTCTAGCTATTCCTGGCACACCTCCAGACTTGATTAACCCGCCAAAAGGAGATGCTTTTGCGCTAAGAAGTTCATATGCGATGAAAATTGATTTTGAACAAGAACCACCAATGTTCAAAGTGTCAGACACGCACTATGCAAAGACATGGCTTTTACATCCAGACGCACCAAAAGTTGAACCACCACTTGCTGTTCAAAAACGCATTAAAGCACTTAATACAAGTTACGATAACCCAGTGTTAATTGAGGAAGGTGAGCAAAATGGCTGAGAAACTGCTTGAAATTCAAAATTTAAAACAGCATTTCCCATCTTCCAAAGGAACGGTAAAGGCTGTTGACGGGATTACATTTGATATTTATAAAGGTGAAACACTTGGACTTGTAGGAGAGTCTGGGTGCGGGAAATCAACAACAGGCAGAAGTATTATTAGACTTTATAATGCAACAGATGGAAAAGTTCTTTATGAAGGAAATGATGTTCACGATAAAAAATCACGCTCAGAGTTATTACAGTTCAACCGAAAAATGCAAATGATTTTTCAAGATCCTTATGCATCTCTTAATCCACGTATGACCGTTGGCGATATTATTGCCGAAGGCATCGATATCCATGGTTTAGCGAAAAATCGAAAAGATCGTATGGAAAGAGTATATAGTCTTCTGAATACAGTTGGATTAAATAGAGAACATGCAAACCGCTACCCGCATGAATTTAGCGGTGGACAACGTCAAAGAATTGGTATTGCACGAGCGCTTGCTGTTGAACCTGAGTTTATTATTGCAGATGAACCAATCTCAGCTCTTGATGTATCAATTCAAGCTCAAGTTGTAAACTTATTGAAAAAACTGCAGCGCGAGCGTGGACTAACCTATTTGTTTATCGCTCATGATTTATCAATGGTCAAATATATTAGTGATCGAATTGCAGTAATGTACTTTGGGAAAATCGTTGAGCTTGCAACAAGTGAAGAGCTTTATCGTAATCCAATACATCCATATACAAAAGCCCTTTTATCAGCTATTCCGCTTCCAGATCCTGATTTTGAACGAAAGCGTGTAAGACAATCATATGACGTGACAGTACATGACTATACAAATGAAACACCTTCACTTCAAGAAGTTGCTGATGGTCATTTTGTTTATTGTTCAGAGTCAGAGCTTATTCAATATCAAAAAGATTATTATAAAAGTTAGCGAGCATACTCTTTTAGAGTTTGCTCTTTTTTAGATTTCAAAGAAGTTTAGGTTTTCTTCTTCACGGGTATGGGAAGAATGGTTATAGAGCGACTCACTTTTTAATTTGGATAAAAGGGAGAACGCTAAAAAATAAGGGAGGACTACTATAAGACAATGAATTGGTATGAGAAACTGAGCGAATATTTTCCGGTGGAGGAAATGAAATCAAAGGACCATATTGAGGCACTGCTAAGTGAACAAGGAGATATTTATCACAAAGATGAAAGTTCAAACCACGTTTTAATGTATGTGGAATTTGATGAGTTTTTATTTATTGATTATTTATTCGTATCAGGTAAAACAAGAGGGCAAGGTCTTGGTAATAAACTCCTTGATAAACTCAAAGATAAAAGAAAACCAATCATTCTAGAAGTGGAACCCGTTGATGAAGATGATCATGATACAGAAAAACGACTTCGTTTCTACAAGAGAGCAGGTTTTAAACATGCTCGTTCAATTGGCTATCGTCGCCGTTCTCTTGCTACAAATGAAGTGAATACAATGGAGATTCTATATTGGTCACCTAATGAAGAAACAGAAGAAGATATTTTAGAGCATATGAAAAGAACATATGAGACAATTCATACTTATAAAGATAAACAATGGTATGGCAGATCTTATCTAAATGCTGATGAAGTATTAAAGCTTCGTGAAGAAGAACATGATAACATTCTAGATGATTTATAAAAAAGACAGGATGAATATTCATCCTGTCTTTTCCTTTTTCTTTATCCTTCTTTGTTCGAACATATAGTATAAAGTTGGAATGAAAATGAGCGTAATAAAAGTAGAAACTGTAAGACCAAATATAATGACAATTGCCATTGGACGCTGGATTTCTGTGCCTTCTCCAATCCCGAACATAAGGGGAAGAAGGCCAAGAACAGATGTGAGAGCTGTCATCATAATAGGGCGGAGTCTTGTAGGGCCAGCGAGTAAAATGGCTGCTTTGGCATCGTATCCTTCTTCTCTGAGCTGCTTTAAATAGTCTATAAGCACAATGGCGTTATTAACCACAATGCCTGTCAAAATAAGAATTCCCACAAGAGAACCAACCCCAAGCGGTTCATTTGTGATGAAGAGCCCAAGAATAATCCCAATGAATGTTAATGGAACGGAAAACATAATTAAAAAAGGATGAAAAAACGATTCAAACTGAGCAGCCATTACCATATAAACAAGTACAACGGCAAGTGCAAGGGCAAGAGATAATTTATAAAAAGCATCATTCATTTGTTCATTTTGTCCGCCAAAGGTTACTTTGTATTGATCATTTGGTAACGGCAAGTTTTCTTTCAATGTTTTTTCAATATCTTTCGTAATGGTACCGAGATCACGATTTAGAATATCAGCATTTACGGTAATCTCTCTTACTCTGTCACTTCTTGTAATTTGAGAAGGACCCGTATCTCTTGAAATGGATGAGACAGCTTTTAAAGGAATAGATGCCCCCCCTTGTGTTTGAATAGTAAGATTCTCAAGCTCCTCTGTTGAGGAAATGTACTTTTCGTCTACGAGAAGACGAACATCAAGCTCTTCACCAGCGTTTCCTGAAAGTTTTGTTGCAACAAGACCTTTAGTGGCGTCTGAGACTGTTTGAGCAACAGAAGCACTGCCAATTCCATATTGAGCAGCTTTATTACGATTAATAGAAATACTAACTTCAGGATTTCCTTCTTCATAATTTGCTTTCGGTTCTCTTACTCCATCTACTTTTGAAATAAGGTTAATTGTTTGGTCTGAAAGGCTTCGCAATGTTTCAAGATTAGGACCTGATATTTTCAAAGAAATAGGATTAGCAGAAAAACCAGAAGTCCCAGAGGAAACCGTAATATCTGCGTTTGGGATGTTTTTTAACTTCTGGCGAATGTCCTCTGCAATTTCTAAATCGGTTCTTGAACGATTTCCGATATCTGTTAATAGAACGCTATAATTTGCTTCATTATTGCTATTTCTGCCACCCATTGAAAAACTGCTGCTGCCACCAATCGTAACGTACGTGTTCGCAATTTCTTCAACAGGTCTTATTCTCTCATTAATTTCCTTTACTTTTCGGTACGTTTTCTCAACTGTACTTCCAGGAGGAAGTTCAGCCTCAATAGATAGATAGCTTTGATCTTGTGAGGGTAAAAACTCTGTGCCAATAAAAGGTATCCCTGCAAAGGAAAGAAGAAAAAGAACAATAACAACACCGACCGTTTTTTTCGGATGTTTTAACGAAGAGGAAAGCAGTGCTTTATAGCGATTGTTGAATTTATCGAAGACACTTTTTTTCTCAATCTCCTTTAACTTTAAAATTAGAGAAGAAAGAAGAGGAACGATAATAAGGGCCGTAAATAGAGCGGCAAACTGAGAGTATGAAACAACAAGAGCAAGCGGTTTGAAAAGTTGAGCAGCAAGGCCATCGACAAAGATAATCGGTAGAAATACAACAACGCTTGTAAGAGTAGAAGCAATAATTGCCTGTCCAACTTGATTGGTACCTTTTATAGCGGCGTCTTTTTTTCCTTCTCCTTCTTGTCTTAAACGATAAATGTTCTCCAAAATAACAATGGCATTATCAACCATCATTCCGACACCTAAGGCAAGCCCACCAAGCGTCAATAAATTGAGTGTTTGGTTACTGAAATACATAAATATAAACGTTGTCATAATGGACAGTGGAATCGCTAAGGAAATAATCATTGTACTTCTAAAGTTTCGTAAAAATAGAAAAAGAACGAAAGCAGCAAGTAAACTTCCTACAATCATATTGCTTGAGACAGCAGAAATGGATTGGTTAATAAACATACTTTGATCGAAGATGGTCTGAATCTGAATGTTGCTTGGAAGCTCTTCTTTCAAATTTTCTATCTCATTATGAATATTTTTAGCAACTTGTACTGTATTTGTTCCTGACTGTTTTAAAATAGAAAGACCAACAGCGTCTTTTCCATTTAAATAACTTAACCCATTTTCTCTTTGTGCTTTTTGTTCTATTCCTACTAAATCGTTTAAAAGAACAATTCCTTTCTTAGTTGGAATGGGAAGCATTTCTAAATCATTTAAAGAGTCAAACTTACCTGTAATGCGAATTGGCAGTGTTTCTTGGTGATCTTCCACATTTCCGCTAGGTAAATCAATATTCTCTGATCCAATGATTTCTTGTAGATTCTTCAATGTGATGCCATAAGAAAGTAGCTTTTGCGGATTTGCAATAAGTTGAACTTCTCTTTCTGGTCCACCTTCAATAGAAGTTGAGGCAATTCCATCGAGCCGGTCAACCGCTGCCTTTACTTCCTTCTCTGCTACTTCTTTTGCGTTTTCAATATTTCCCTTTGTATCTGTTATAGCAAGCTGCATAATGGGAAGATCACTTGGGTTGAAGCGAAGTACTTTTGGTGTTTGGACACCATCTGGTAGAACATCACGAACCGCATCAATTTGTTCTCTCATTTTTAGAGTGGCAAAATCCATATCTGTCCCCCAATTAAACTGAACAAGAACAAGAGCACCACCATTTTGAGAAACAGAAGAAACCTTTTCAATATTTGGAATGGTCCCCATTGCACCTTCAATCGGTTGGGCAAGCAAATTTTCTACTTCTGTTGGACTCGCTCCATCATATGTAGCTGTCACAACGGCTGTAGGAAAGGTAAGTTCAGGAAATAAATCAATAGACATGTTTTTAACGCTAACACTGCCAAGGATAATAAGAAAGAGAATAACCATTGACATAGCAATAGGACGAAGAACAGAGAATTGGACAATTTTCATGAAACGTCTCCTTTGATCACTTCTACATCACTGGTGTCATTTACATCTTCTTTTCCTTCAATAATTACAAGGTCTCCTTTTTTTAGCCCTTTTTTCACTTCATATGCATTATCACTTTTTATTCCAAGTTCAATTTCTCGTCGTTGTGCTTTATTATGATTTGCAACATAAACGTATGGTTTAGAATTGTTATAAAGCAAAGCTTCTACTGGAACTGTAAGAGCATCTTTGACTTCTTGAACAGAAACCGAGGCAGAAACCCGAACACCACTTTTAATGGCACCGTTCTCATTTTGTACAGAAATGGAAGCAGGAAATAGGCCTGTCTCTGGATTTGCTGTTGGAGAAATGCTTGTAACTGTTGCTCGGTAGTTTTCTTTAATTCCATCAAAAGCAAGGGAAGCATTCATATTTGGTTTTATTTCTGCTATTTCATAGCTGTTTAGCTGAAATGTTGCTTGTATTGTATCTTGATTCACAATGACAGCAGCAGGAGAGTTTGGTGAAAGTGGACTTCCTTCCACAGCTGTAATATCTGCAACTTGTCCACTGAAAGGAGCCCTGAGGACAGTGTTTTCAACCGCTGTCTTAGCTTCATCAACCGCTACTTGTGCTTGTTGTTTTTGTAGATTCAACGTTTCTGCTGGGACAGTTGTTGTTTGGTTTTCTAGAATCTTTTGAGAAAGTTGAGCCTGAGTTACCACTACTTCTAGGCCTTTTGCTAAAGCTTCTTGTTGTCTTTTTTCTCCTTGCTCTATTCCCTCTAACAGAGATTTAGAAGCAGAAATAGAGGTTTGCAAATCTTTACGAAGCTTTTGAACTTCAGCACCAATTTCTTCATTTTTAGTTTCATTTAGAATGGAATCAATAGATGATAATGTATCCGATGCTGTATTAAGCTGTTGCTGAGCTTTTGTATCGTTAAGCGTAATAAGCACATCTCCTTTTTCTACGCTATCGCCTACTTTAACATGAACTTTTTCCACAGGAAGGGGGAGAGATGTTACAATAGGAGCCTGTTTGGCAGGCTTAGCTATGCCTGATAGCTCCATTAGCCCTGATATATCTTGTTCTTTTACTTTGGCTGTTTGAATGGGGATGGCTGTTTTCTCAGTATTATCCGTTGTAATTTCTTTTGGAGCACAAGCAGCTAAAGTAAGAATACTGGTTATTAACCATAACTTACGCATATGTTCACCGCCTTGATGAGTTTATGTAGTATCTCTTCATAAATAAATGAACTCATATTTAACGTGCGCTCTTTTTCAACTTTTATAACGAAAAGGGAGGAATATTCCTTCAGATAAGCCAAATTTTACAGGATAACTTCCTTTTTAAGAAAAGAAAAATAATTTGTTCAAAAAGTTGTCACGAATATTTATCAAGAACATGAAACCCCTTATGACGTTTATTCGTATATTAGGTGTGGTAAAAAAAAAGGGAAGCACAAGAAAAATTCGAAAAAGTATACCATTAAGGTCAGATTTGTTGTATAATACTGATAGAGATTCTCAATTTAAACTTATTTTAAATTAGTATCTATTTTAAATAAGTATTATACAAACTATGCTATTTTTAGTATACAAAAAAGAACCGCTTCCATCATGTTTGAAGTGTTTATGATTTTATTCCAATGAGGAGGAATGAAAGAATGGTTACACTATATACTTCACCAAGTTGTACTTCATGTCGAAAAGCAAGAGCGTGGTTAGAGGAAAATGATATTGCTTATACAGAACGTAACATTTTTTCAGAGCCA includes these proteins:
- a CDS encoding peptide ABC transporter substrate-binding protein, translating into MLTSLLLVFTLVLSACGFGSKESSSGGDGGDGGSKDTLKINIGTEPFSLHPGLANDNVSSNVLLQTFEGLTRIGKDGKPENAMAEKIETSEDKKTYTFTIRDDAKWSNGDPVTAGDFEYAWKWALDPNNQSQYAYQLYYIKGAEEANTKGGSLDDVGVKAVNDKTLQVELVNPTPFFESLTAFYTYYPVNKKVAEANPEWYTNAGENYVSNGPFKMTKWKHGGSITVEKNDQYWDKDSVKLKKITMAMVKDAQTNLNMFKKGEIDWAGLPFESLPTEAIPSLEKDGSLNVEPIASVYVYKFNTEQKPFDNVNIRKALTYAINRQAIVEEITQAGQLPAMALVPPTMEGFKDNEKGYFKDHDVKKAKEYLEKGLKEMGLKDASELPKINLSYNTDDAHAKIAQAVQEMWKKELGVNVELDNSEWNVYIDKLHSGNYQIGRLGWLADFNDSINFLELYRDKEGGNNDTNWENPEYKKLLIDSAQETDPKKREQMLKDAEKIIMDELPIAPIYFYTNPWLQDENLKGAVLSGLGDVQFKWAYFE
- a CDS encoding ABC transporter permease, coding for MLRYIGKRLVYILITLWIIVTATFFLMQAAPGGPFSGEKKLPPEIEANLNAHYGLDQPLYKQYFDYLVSVAQWDFGPSFKYKGQTVNDLINSGFPISFTLGMEAILLALALGVLLGVIGALNHNKWPDYTVAVIAVLGISIPSFIMAAALQYIFAMKLGLFPVAQWESWAHTFLPTLALAATPMAFIARLTRSSMIEVLGSDYIRTAKAKGLSRARVTITHGIRNAMLPVITYMGPMTAGVLTGSFVIEDIFGIPGLGAHFVNSITNRDYTVIMGVTVFFGVILLLCVLLVDILYGFIDPRIKISKAKKGA
- a CDS encoding ABC transporter permease, which encodes MQQIPKEMFEPVSTNHNEAEKISKPSLSFWKDAFLRYRENKLAMFGTVLIILLLVMAIFAPIFSKYDYETTNLLNTNQPPSSEHWFGTDDLGRDIFVRTWEGARISLFIGLAAAFIDLIIGVIWGSIAGFRGGKTDEAMMRIADILWAIPYLLMVVLLMVILDKGLLPMIIAMSITGWINMARIVRGQVLQLKNQEFVLASQTLGAKTSRLLFKHLIPNSMGPILVTMTLTIPSAIFTEAFLSYLGLGVPAPLASWGTMATEGVPALEYYPWRLLFPATFICLTIFAFNVIGDGLRDALDPKQRK
- a CDS encoding ABC transporter ATP-binding protein; the encoded protein is MSHLLEVKNLSVSFKTYGGEVQAIRGVNFHLDKGETLAIVGESGSGKSVTSQTIMKLIPMPPGFIKNGEILLDGDDIVPKTEKQMQAIRGKDIGMIFQDPMTALNPTMKVGKQITEVLFKHEKISKEDAKKRAIELLELVGIPMPEKRVNQYPHEFSGGMRQRVVIAIALAAKPKLLIADEPTTALDVTIQAQILELMKDLQKKIDTAIIFITHDLGVVANVADRVAVMYAGQIVETGTVDEIFYNPKHPYTWGLLASMPSLDNDAQTELLAIPGTPPDLINPPKGDAFALRSSYAMKIDFEQEPPMFKVSDTHYAKTWLLHPDAPKVEPPLAVQKRIKALNTSYDNPVLIEEGEQNG
- a CDS encoding ABC transporter ATP-binding protein, which gives rise to MSKMAEKLLEIQNLKQHFPSSKGTVKAVDGITFDIYKGETLGLVGESGCGKSTTGRSIIRLYNATDGKVLYEGNDVHDKKSRSELLQFNRKMQMIFQDPYASLNPRMTVGDIIAEGIDIHGLAKNRKDRMERVYSLLNTVGLNREHANRYPHEFSGGQRQRIGIARALAVEPEFIIADEPISALDVSIQAQVVNLLKKLQRERGLTYLFIAHDLSMVKYISDRIAVMYFGKIVELATSEELYRNPIHPYTKALLSAIPLPDPDFERKRVRQSYDVTVHDYTNETPSLQEVADGHFVYCSESELIQYQKDYYKS
- a CDS encoding GNAT family N-acetyltransferase — its product is MNWYEKLSEYFPVEEMKSKDHIEALLSEQGDIYHKDESSNHVLMYVEFDEFLFIDYLFVSGKTRGQGLGNKLLDKLKDKRKPIILEVEPVDEDDHDTEKRLRFYKRAGFKHARSIGYRRRSLATNEVNTMEILYWSPNEETEEDILEHMKRTYETIHTYKDKQWYGRSYLNADEVLKLREEEHDNILDDL
- a CDS encoding efflux RND transporter permease subunit, producing MKIVQFSVLRPIAMSMVILFLIILGSVSVKNMSIDLFPELTFPTAVVTATYDGASPTEVENLLAQPIEGAMGTIPNIEKVSSVSQNGGALVLVQFNWGTDMDFATLKMREQIDAVRDVLPDGVQTPKVLRFNPSDLPIMQLAITDTKGNIENAKEVAEKEVKAAVDRLDGIASTSIEGGPEREVQLIANPQKLLSYGITLKNLQEIIGSENIDLPSGNVEDHQETLPIRITGKFDSLNDLEMLPIPTKKGIVLLNDLVGIEQKAQRENGLSYLNGKDAVGLSILKQSGTNTVQVAKNIHNEIENLKEELPSNIQIQTIFDQSMFINQSISAVSSNMIVGSLLAAFVLFLFLRNFRSTMIISLAIPLSIMTTFIFMYFSNQTLNLLTLGGLALGVGMMVDNAIVILENIYRLRQEGEGKKDAAIKGTNQVGQAIIASTLTSVVVFLPIIFVDGLAAQLFKPLALVVSYSQFAALFTALIIVPLLSSLILKLKEIEKKSVFDKFNNRYKALLSSSLKHPKKTVGVVIVLFLLSFAGIPFIGTEFLPSQDQSYLSIEAELPPGSTVEKTYRKVKEINERIRPVEEIANTYVTIGGSSSFSMGGRNSNNEANYSVLLTDIGNRSRTDLEIAEDIRQKLKNIPNADITVSSGTSGFSANPISLKISGPNLETLRSLSDQTINLISKVDGVREPKANYEEGNPEVSISINRNKAAQYGIGSASVAQTVSDATKGLVATKLSGNAGEELDVRLLVDEKYISSTEELENLTIQTQGGASIPLKAVSSISRDTGPSQITRSDRVREITVNADILNRDLGTITKDIEKTLKENLPLPNDQYKVTFGGQNEQMNDAFYKLSLALALAVVLVYMVMAAQFESFFHPFLIMFSVPLTFIGIILGLFITNEPLGVGSLVGILILTGIVVNNAIVLIDYLKQLREEGYDAKAAILLAGPTRLRPIMMTALTSVLGLLPLMFGIGEGTEIQRPMAIVIIFGLTVSTFITLIFIPTLYYMFEQRRIKKKEKTG
- a CDS encoding efflux RND transporter periplasmic adaptor subunit, whose protein sequence is MRKLWLITSILTLAACAPKEITTDNTEKTAIPIQTAKVKEQDISGLMELSGIAKPAKQAPIVTSLPLPVEKVHVKVGDSVEKGDVLITLNDTKAQQQLNTASDTLSSIDSILNETKNEEIGAEVQKLRKDLQTSISASKSLLEGIEQGEKRQQEALAKGLEVVVTQAQLSQKILENQTTTVPAETLNLQKQQAQVAVDEAKTAVENTVLRAPFSGQVADITAVEGSPLSPNSPAAVIVNQDTIQATFQLNSYEIAEIKPNMNASLAFDGIKENYRATVTSISPTANPETGLFPASISVQNENGAIKSGVRVSASVSVQEVKDALTVPVEALLYNNSKPYVYVANHNKAQRREIELGIKSDNAYEVKKGLKKGDLVIIEGKEDVNDTSDVEVIKGDVS